The Streptomyces sp. R28 region GTCGAACAGGACCTTGGACCAGAAGCGCGCGTACAGCAGGTGCAGCACGGCGTGCTCGGCGCCGCCGACGTACAGGTCGACGCCGCCGTGCGGCTGGCCCTCGCGCGGGCCCATCCAGTACTGCTCGATCTCGGGGTCGACCAGCTGCTCGCTGTTGTGCGGGTCCAGGTAGCGCAGTTCGTACCAGCAGGAACCGGCCCAGTTGGGCATGGTGTTGGTCTCGCGCCGGTACTTCCTCGGTCCGTCGCCCAGGTCCAGGGTGACGTTGACCCAGTCCTCGTTGCGCGACAGCGGCGTCTCGGGCTGGGTGTCGGCGTCGTCCGGGTCGAAGGTGCGCGGCGAGTAGTCCTCGACCTCGGGCAGCTCCAGCGGCAGCATCGACTCGGGCAGCGCGTGGGCGATGCCGTCCTCGTCGTAGACGATCGGGAAGGGCTCGCCCCAGTAGCGCTGACGGCTGAACAGCCAGTCGCGCAGCCGGAAGTTGACCGTGCCCTCGCCGATGCCCTGGTGCTCCAGCCACTCGGTGATGCGCGCCTTGGCCTCGGCGACGCCCAGGCCGTCCAGGGAGACACCCTCACCGGTGGAGTTGATGATCTTCGCGTCGTACGACGCGAAGGCGTCCTCCCACGTCGAGGTGTCCGTACCCCGGCCGTCCGTCGGCTCGACGATGCAGTGGATCGGCAGCTCGAAGGCGCGCGCGAACTCGAAGTCGCGCTGGTCGCCGCACGGTACGGCCATGATCGCGCCGGTGCCGTAGCCCATCAGGACGTAGTCGGCGATGAAGACGGGGACCTTCTCGCCGTTGACCGGGTTGGTCGCGTACGAGCCGATGAAGACGCCGGTCTTGTCCTTGGCCTCGGCCTGCCGCTCGACGTCGGACTTCGAGGCGGCCTGCGCGCGGTAGGCGGCGACGGCCTCGGCCGGGGTCGCGTGACCGCCGGTCCAGACGTCGTGGGTGCCCTCGGGCCAGGCCTGCGGGGTGAACTTCTCGACCAGCGGGTGCTCGGGCGCCAGCACCATGTAGGTCGCGCCGAACAGGGTGTCGGGGCGCGTGGTGAAGACGGTGATGCGCTCGCCGTCCACGGGGAAGTCGACGCGGGCGCCCTCGGAGCGGCCGATCCAGTTGCGCTGCTGCAGCTTGATGGCCTCGGGCCAGTCCAGCGCGTCCAGGTCGTCCAGCAGCCGGTCGGCGTAGGCGGTGATGCGCATGTTCCACTGGCGCAGCTTGGCCTTGAAGACCGGGTAGTTGCCGCGCTCGGAGCGACCGTCGGCGGTGACCTCCTCGTTGGCCAGCACGGTGCCCAGGCCGGGGCACCAGTTGACCGGCGCGTCGGAGGCGTACGCCAGGCGGAACCCGCTCAGGACGTCGGCGCGCTCGGTGGCGCTCAGCTCGCTCCACGCGCGCGTGTGCCCCGGTACGGCACGCTCACCGGACTCGAAGGCGGCGACCAGCTCGGAGATCGGGCGGGCCTTCTTCGCCTCGTCGTCGTACCAGGAGTTGAAGATCTGCAGGAAGATCCACTGGGTCCACTTGTAGTAGTCCGGGTCGATCGTGGCGAAGGACCGGCGCTTGTCGTGGCCCAGTCCCAGCCGGCGCAGCTGGGACTTCATGTTCCCGATGTTGGCCTCGGTGGACACGCGCGGGTGCGTGCCGGTCTGCACGGCGTACTGCTCGGCGGGCAGGCCGAAGGCGTCGAAGCCCAGGGTGTGCAGGACGTTGTGACCGGTCATGCGCTGGAAGCGCGCGAAGACGTCGGTGGCGATGTACCCCAGGGGGTGACCGACGTGCAGGCCCGCACCGGAGGGGTACGGGAACATGTCCATGATGAACTTCTTGGGCCGGGCGACGGCCTCGGGGTCGCCCGCCAGGTCGCCCTTG contains the following coding sequences:
- the leuS gene encoding leucine--tRNA ligase, giving the protein MSETNPAVTAEVAAPHRYTAAMAAEIEARWQDFWDAEGTYAAPNPKGDLAGDPEAVARPKKFIMDMFPYPSGAGLHVGHPLGYIATDVFARFQRMTGHNVLHTLGFDAFGLPAEQYAVQTGTHPRVSTEANIGNMKSQLRRLGLGHDKRRSFATIDPDYYKWTQWIFLQIFNSWYDDEAKKARPISELVAAFESGERAVPGHTRAWSELSATERADVLSGFRLAYASDAPVNWCPGLGTVLANEEVTADGRSERGNYPVFKAKLRQWNMRITAYADRLLDDLDALDWPEAIKLQQRNWIGRSEGARVDFPVDGERITVFTTRPDTLFGATYMVLAPEHPLVEKFTPQAWPEGTHDVWTGGHATPAEAVAAYRAQAASKSDVERQAEAKDKTGVFIGSYATNPVNGEKVPVFIADYVLMGYGTGAIMAVPCGDQRDFEFARAFELPIHCIVEPTDGRGTDTSTWEDAFASYDAKIINSTGEGVSLDGLGVAEAKARITEWLEHQGIGEGTVNFRLRDWLFSRQRYWGEPFPIVYDEDGIAHALPESMLPLELPEVEDYSPRTFDPDDADTQPETPLSRNEDWVNVTLDLGDGPRKYRRETNTMPNWAGSCWYELRYLDPHNSEQLVDPEIEQYWMGPREGQPHGGVDLYVGGAEHAVLHLLYARFWSKVLFDLGHVSSAEPFHKLFNQGMIQAYVYRDSRGIAVPAAEVEERDGAYYYQGEKVSRLLGKMGKSLKNAVTPDEICAEYGADTLRLYEMAMGPLDVSRPWDTRAVVGQFRLLQRLWRNVVDEATGEVTVVDAEPDEDTLRALHKAIDGVRGDLEGMRFNTAIAKVTELNNHLTKAGGALPHSVAEALVLMAAPLAPHIAEELWRRLGHEDSVVHQDFPVADPAYVVDETVTCVVQIKGKVKARLEVSPAISEEELEKVALSDEKVVAALDGAGIRKVIVRAPKLVNIVPA